A single window of Osmia bicornis bicornis chromosome 14, iOsmBic2.1, whole genome shotgun sequence DNA harbors:
- the LOC114878679 gene encoding odorant receptor 49a-like — protein MGQYPYQTERSQKINVTVMVSTVVSLLIPALLETYSSMREHDLDTVMECVPVIVTALVALIKILNHNINRKKFENMFDRMTEQWDISEINGELHILNEITEQGSRMGSLYRSSLWGFLVLFVSLPLCSPFLDIIAPLNETRAKLPLFKLNYIVDMDDHFYIVHLHSAWWSFVIVLIITTIDSLYMVIIHYSCGLFVLCGYQVKKAAEVGRAIDIKDNRFKSCVIIHYEAISFYEYMDESTRTSYLFQVLFNMIGITSTAVQAVMYIDQPRESLKVIMFLLGQQFHLYALSVPGQVMIDRSSELINDIYVSKWHEIPLKFEKTLHIMQIRCSKPCKLSAGGLYEMNIENFGAIVKTCMSYFTILLSLRE, from the exons ATGGGACAGTATCCATATCAAACGGAACGAAGTCAGAAAATCAATGTGACTGTGATGGTTTCTACTGTAGTGAGCCTCTTAATCCCAGCA CTGTTAGAAACATATTCTTCAATGCGCGAACACGACCTGGACACAGTTATGGAGTGCGTGCCAGTTATAGTCACAGCACTGGTTGCCTTGATAAAAATACTAAATCACAACATTAACAGGAAAAAG TTTGAAAACATGTTCGACCGTATGACTGAACAATGGGATATCTCTGAGATCAATGGCGAATTACACATTCTGAATGAAATCACCGAACAAGGAAGTAGAATGGGCAGTTTATATAGAA GTAGTTTATGGGGATTTCTGGTGCTATTCGTATCTCTTCCGTTGTGTTCTCCGTTTTTAGATATCATTGCCCCGTTAAATGAAACTCGAGCAAAGCTACCATTATTCAAGTTGAATTACATCGTAGACATGGATGATCATTTTTATATAGTTCATTTACATTCAGCATGGTGGTCCTTTGTTATTGTGTTAATTATAACCACTATAGACTCATTATACATGGTTATTATTCATTACTCCTGTGGTTTGTTTGTCCTATGCGG GTATCAGGTTAAGAAAGCAGCGGAAGTCGGAAGAGCGATTGATATTAAAGACAATCGATTTAAAAGCTGTGTGATCATTCATTACGAAGCCATCAG CTTTTACGAGTATATGGACGAAAGTACTCGCACAAGTTACTTGTTTCAAGTTTTGTTCAACATGATTGGCATTACCTCAACAGCCGTTCAA gCTGTTATGTACATCGACCAACCGAGGGAGTCTCTTAAAGTTATTATGTTCCTATTGGGTCAACAATTTCATTTGTACGCCCTCAGTGTACCTGGCCAAGTGATGATAGATCGAAGTTCAGAGTTAATTAATGATAT ATACGTTTCTAAATGGCACGAGATACCATTGAAATTCGAGAAAACACTCCACATAATGCAAATTAGATGCAGCAAGCCATGTAAGCTATCAGCAGGAGGATTATACGAAATGAACATCGAGAATTTCGGAGCA ATTGTTAAAACTTGTATGTCGTACTTTACAATTTTGCTATCATTGAGGGAGTGA
- the LOC114878677 gene encoding odorant receptor 43a-like, whose amino-acid sequence MVFTIISLLTPSLLKTYSSMREHDLDTVMECVPVIVSTLVALIKILNHNINRKKFENMFDRMAKQWEVSEINGELHVLNEIIEQGSRMGSLYRISLWGFLVLFVSLPLSSPFLDIVAPLNETRAELPLFQLNYIVDTDDHFYIVHLHSAWCSLVVVLIITTIDSLYMVIIHYCCGLFAICGYQVKKATKVGRAIDIKDNRFKSCVITHYEAISFYEDMDESTRTSYLFQVGLNMIGITVTAVQAVMYVDQPRESLRIVMFLLGQQFHLYALSVPGQVMLDRSLELINDIYVSKWHEIPLKFEKTLHIMQIRCSKPCKLSAGGLYEMNIENFGTIFKTCMSYFTILLSLRE is encoded by the exons ATGGTTTTCACTATAATCAGCCTCTTAACACCGTCA CTGCTAAAAACATATTCGTCAATGCGCGAACACGATTTGGACACAGTTATGGAATGTGTGCCAGTTATAGTTTCAACGCTGGTTGCCTTGATAAAAATACTAAATCACAACATTAACAGGAAAAAG TTTGAAAACATGTTCGACCGTATGGCTAAACAATGGGAAGTCTCTGAGATCAATGGCGAATTACACGTTCTGAATGAAATCATCGAGCAAGGAAGTAGAATGGGCAGTTTATATAGAA TTAGTTTATGGGGATTTCTGGTACTATTCGTATCACTTCCGTTGTCTTCTCCTTTTTTGGATATCGTTGCACCGTTAAATGAAACCCGAGCAGAATTACCCTTATTCCAGCTGAATTATATCGTAGACACCGATGATCATTTTTATATAGTTCATTTACATTCGGCGTGGTGTTCCCTTGTAGTTGTGTTGATTATAACCACCATCGATTCATTGTACATGGTTATCATTCATTACTGCTGCGGGTTGTTTGCTATTTGCGG GTATCAGGTTAAGAAAGCAACGAAAGTCGGAAGAGCGATTGATATTAAAGACAATAGATTTAAAAGCTGTGTGATCACTCATTATGAAGCCATCAG CTTTTACGAGGATATGGACGAAAGTACTCGTACCAGTTACTTGTTTCAAGTTGGGTTAAACATGATTGGTATCACTGTAACAGCTGTTCAA GCTGTTATGTACGTTGATCAACCGAGGGAATCTCTTAGAATTGTTATGTTCCTATTGGGTCAACAATTTCATCTGTACGCCCTCAGTGTACCTGGCCAAGTGATGTTAGATCGAAGTTTGGAGTTAATTAATGATAT TTACGTTTCTAAATGGCACGAGATACCATTGAAATTCGAGAAAACACTCCACATAATGCAAATTAGATGCAGCAAACCATGTAAGCTATCAGCAGGAGGATTATACGAAATGAACATCGAGAATTTTGGAACG ATCTTTAAAACCTGTATGTcgtattttacaattttgctATCACTGAGGGAGTGA